A single region of the Leptolyngbya subtilissima AS-A7 genome encodes:
- a CDS encoding Dps family protein: MSINIGLSEQERQGVTEILNKVLADAYLLLIKTKKYHWDVVGPQFRTLHELWKEHYEALTISIDSVAERVRQLNGYPLGTAEGFLKNASLKEHPGDLPSAQEMVKRLVNDHEQIIRNLRGFVDQTSEEFHDEGTSDFLTGLMEAHEEMAWMLRSFLDGEAFESSGTRDQELATSNLA, translated from the coding sequence ATGAGCATTAACATTGGCCTTTCTGAACAAGAACGCCAGGGTGTAACCGAAATTCTCAATAAGGTTTTGGCCGACGCCTACCTGTTACTGATTAAAACTAAGAAGTACCACTGGGATGTAGTTGGTCCTCAATTCCGCACCCTCCACGAACTGTGGAAAGAGCATTACGAAGCCCTCACCATTAGCATTGACTCCGTAGCCGAGCGGGTGCGCCAGCTCAATGGCTACCCCCTGGGCACTGCCGAAGGATTTCTCAAGAATGCTTCTCTGAAAGAGCATCCTGGCGATCTGCCCTCTGCCCAAGAAATGGTTAAGCGCCTGGTCAACGATCACGAGCAGATCATTCGCAACCTGCGCGGTTTTGTTGACCAAACCTCCGAAGAGTTCCATGACGAGGGCACCTCAGACTTTCTGACCGGCCTAATGGAAGCGCACGAAGAAATGGCTTGGATGCTGCGCTCCTTCTTGGATGGCGAAGCCTTTGAATCGAGCGGCACCCGCGATCAAGAGCTAGCGACGAGCAACCTAGCGTAA
- the pheT gene encoding phenylalanine--tRNA ligase subunit beta, which produces MPTVTFPLTYLQRLTSTAPEQLAQQAFDYGLDATLGDQTLEVEVTAERPDLLAAEGFTRAINIYNGLSRTVPNQLLASGRRVTVQPEVLPLRPHIAALVVRGADLQGGGLEVLVQFQEKVTQTFGRQRKKIAIGVYDLDKISGDLTYAAESLDQLTFVPLHSTQPMTARQILREHPAGKTYGHTLSGNDYALVLRDANGTVLSMPPIINAAGVGEVDANTRNLFIDVTGILAQTVLETANILTHNFLDTGAEVQTVEIVTPQGTLTTPSLARRSVQFSAKYLNEIMGTAIPKSGLGQVLSRMDLEVSGTDVVHVPTYRTDIFSQVDLAGDLLVALGIGTLQAEPLAVKFHLGEADPLRQAMFKVGDLAQRMGLMEVKSFVLTDPEILDLFGASYVQTGNAKSRTFSATRTTLQAGLLDILARNINAPKPINIYETGEVLRFKTANAPDESQHWSFASLDARASFTTAKAYMQTMLKALGLSYELTTCHAPYYLPGRAATVLINGQPVGEFGEIHPQVLEHFSFPEPVCAGELDCTASLLAASERRR; this is translated from the coding sequence ATGCCCACCGTCACCTTTCCCCTCACCTACCTGCAACGGCTCACCTCCACCGCCCCAGAGCAGCTAGCCCAGCAGGCCTTTGATTATGGCCTAGATGCCACCCTAGGCGACCAGACCCTAGAGGTTGAAGTCACCGCCGAGCGGCCCGACCTGCTAGCGGCAGAAGGGTTTACTCGCGCAATTAACATCTACAACGGCCTATCCCGAACTGTCCCCAATCAGCTGCTCGCTTCGGGTCGTCGGGTCACCGTACAACCTGAGGTGTTGCCCCTACGGCCCCACATTGCTGCCTTAGTTGTGAGAGGGGCTGACCTGCAAGGCGGCGGGCTAGAGGTGCTAGTGCAGTTTCAGGAGAAGGTGACCCAAACCTTTGGCCGCCAGCGCAAGAAAATTGCGATCGGCGTCTACGACCTCGACAAAATCAGTGGCGACCTAACCTACGCAGCAGAATCGCTAGATCAGCTGACCTTTGTGCCCCTACACAGCACCCAACCCATGACGGCCCGGCAAATTCTGCGCGAGCACCCGGCGGGTAAGACCTATGGCCATACCCTGTCGGGAAATGACTATGCCCTTGTGCTGCGTGATGCCAACGGCACCGTACTCTCCATGCCGCCCATCATCAATGCAGCGGGGGTAGGAGAAGTGGATGCCAACACCCGCAATCTATTCATTGACGTCACCGGCATTTTGGCTCAAACGGTGCTGGAGACCGCCAATATCCTGACCCACAACTTTTTAGACACCGGGGCTGAGGTGCAGACGGTGGAGATTGTCACTCCCCAGGGCACTCTCACCACCCCAAGCTTGGCCCGCCGCTCCGTTCAGTTTTCGGCCAAATACCTCAACGAAATTATGGGCACCGCTATTCCTAAGAGCGGCCTGGGTCAAGTACTCTCTCGCATGGATCTGGAGGTGAGCGGTACCGATGTGGTGCATGTACCTACCTACCGCACCGACATCTTTAGCCAGGTCGACCTGGCGGGGGATCTGCTAGTGGCCTTGGGCATTGGTACACTCCAAGCCGAACCCCTGGCGGTCAAATTTCATCTGGGGGAAGCCGACCCTTTACGCCAGGCAATGTTTAAGGTGGGCGACTTAGCCCAGCGCATGGGGCTGATGGAGGTGAAGAGTTTTGTGCTCACCGATCCTGAAATTCTCGATTTGTTTGGGGCTTCTTATGTGCAGACGGGCAATGCCAAAAGCCGAACGTTCAGCGCCACTCGCACTACCCTGCAAGCGGGGCTGCTAGATATTCTGGCCCGCAACATTAACGCGCCCAAACCTATCAATATTTATGAAACCGGGGAAGTGCTGCGGTTCAAGACGGCAAATGCCCCTGACGAAAGCCAGCACTGGAGCTTTGCCAGCCTAGATGCCCGCGCCTCGTTTACTACCGCCAAAGCCTACATGCAGACCATGCTCAAAGCCCTAGGGTTGAGCTATGAATTGACTACCTGCCACGCCCCCTATTACCTCCCCGGGCGGGCAGCGACGGTACTGATTAATGGCCAACCCGTCGGGGAGTTTGGCGAAATTCATCCCCAGGTGCTTGAGCACTTTTCGTTCCCTGAGCCGGTCTGCGCTGGGGAGCTAGACTGTACCGCTAGCCTGCTCGCGGCTTCTGAGCGGCGGCGTTGA
- a CDS encoding SPFH domain-containing protein: MSDSSIDGPSRVYAKPTEGHVSLGRGVRQVLFLVPMAVLFALLFFGLPQRQRTVGLTAGAIVAVLWNVVVSGVRVAAQWERGVILQLGKIQDVRGPGLLYVVPILESVQFIDTRTLVINIPRQKVITRDNVPAEIDSALFFQVNDAQKAVISIQDFRFAVSQYAQAALRDVVGGLSLDDLLSEREQIQAQIGAIVEAQVREWGMHIDSIRLQDIELPEDLKRMMSRQASAEREKRATITKADGDRLAAQSLAAAAQIMEANPIALELRTLQSIDGLGASPSNTVILFPLELSKVLGNLQAKPTAEE; the protein is encoded by the coding sequence ATGAGCGACTCTTCTATTGACGGACCCAGCCGGGTCTACGCCAAACCGACCGAAGGCCACGTCTCCCTGGGGCGAGGGGTGCGTCAGGTGCTATTTTTGGTGCCCATGGCGGTGTTGTTTGCCCTGCTCTTCTTTGGGCTACCTCAGCGGCAGCGCACGGTGGGGCTGACCGCTGGGGCCATTGTCGCCGTGCTGTGGAATGTGGTGGTGAGCGGGGTGCGGGTGGCCGCCCAGTGGGAGCGGGGAGTGATCTTGCAGCTGGGCAAAATTCAGGACGTGCGGGGGCCGGGGCTGCTATACGTCGTGCCGATACTGGAGTCGGTGCAATTTATTGACACTCGCACCCTGGTGATCAATATTCCGCGCCAGAAGGTGATTACCCGCGATAACGTGCCCGCCGAAATCGACAGCGCTCTGTTTTTTCAGGTGAACGATGCCCAGAAGGCGGTGATTTCGATTCAAGACTTTCGATTTGCGGTGTCGCAGTATGCCCAAGCGGCGCTCCGGGATGTAGTGGGTGGCCTTTCGCTCGATGATCTGCTGTCGGAGCGAGAGCAGATCCAGGCCCAGATTGGGGCGATCGTGGAAGCCCAGGTACGGGAATGGGGCATGCACATCGACTCCATTCGTCTGCAAGACATTGAGCTGCCGGAGGATCTAAAGCGGATGATGTCGCGCCAGGCTTCGGCAGAGCGAGAAAAGCGGGCAACAATTACGAAAGCGGATGGCGATCGCCTAGCCGCCCAGAGCCTCGCCGCCGCCGCCCAAATTATGGAGGCCAACCCCATCGCTCTGGAGCTACGCACTCTGCAAAGCATTGATGGTCTGGGGGCTAGTCCGTCGAATACGGTGATATTGTTTCCGCTAGAGCTATCCAAAGTTTTGGGCAACCTGCAGGCTAAACCTACAGCCGAGGAGTAG
- the gloA gene encoding lactoylglutathione lyase: protein MRLLHTMLRVGDLDRSLKFYCDVLGMQLLRKKDYPGGEFTLAFVGYGDEADHSVLELTYNWGVESYELGTAYGHIALGVDDIYGTCDRIKAQGGEVVREPGPMKHGSTVIAFVQDPDGYKVELIQLGSSEGHRRAAEPEMAVS from the coding sequence ATGCGACTACTACACACCATGCTGCGGGTCGGCGACTTGGATCGTTCTCTCAAGTTTTACTGCGACGTGCTGGGTATGCAGCTGCTGCGCAAAAAAGATTACCCCGGCGGCGAGTTTACCCTAGCTTTTGTGGGCTACGGCGATGAGGCCGATCACTCCGTGCTAGAGCTGACCTACAACTGGGGCGTAGAGTCCTACGAGCTGGGCACCGCCTATGGCCACATTGCTTTAGGCGTAGACGACATCTACGGGACGTGCGATCGCATCAAAGCCCAGGGCGGCGAGGTAGTGCGCGAGCCTGGCCCCATGAAGCACGGTTCGACGGTAATCGCCTTTGTCCAGGACCCCGACGGCTACAAGGTCGAGCTGATTCAGCTGGGCAGCTCTGAGGGGCACCGCAGAGCCGCAGAGCCAGAGATGGCGGTTAGTTAG
- a CDS encoding DEAD/DEAH box helicase — translation MLDLAKLFPFPLDDFQYQAAAALDADKSVVVCAPTGSGKTLIGEYAIYRALDHGKRVFYTTPLKALSNQKLRDFRDQFGYEKVGLLTGDLSINRDAPIVVMTTEIFRNMLYGTRIGETGTTLQQVEAVVLDECHYMNDRQRGTVWEESIIYCPPEIQLLALSATVENSGQLTDWLQKVHGPTELIYSDFRPVPLQFHYCTGKRLVPLLDASQKAMNPQLKKQRAPQRQPGKRGSGRVSLPFVVGQLQERDMLPAIYFIFSRRGCDKAVDEVSYMSLVTDEEAQELKLRIDTFLGHNPDAGRAGQVGPLYRGIAAHHAGILPLWKGLVEELFQAGLIKVVFATETLAAGINMPARTTVIASLSKRTDSGHRLLTSSEFLQMAGRAGRRGMDLQGHVVTVESPFEGSREAVHLATSGADPLVSQFTPGYGMVLNLLQTHSLDEAKDLIERSFGQYLATLHLVPQQQEIDRLEGAIAHQQAQLAAFDEGLLAEYAKLKERLKEERRLLKTLQQQAAQVLADDVAKMVPFAIAGTLLSLKGKHIPVSEPVPAVLVTKVQGSGQFPYLVCLTKTNQWCMVTAADVVGLHADIPRLQSVDTLAPPTDLAPSPGQRRRGDDYTAAIAATMATPPTLEMLAPEVQDQLDRMREVEHTLAMHPASQWENAKGLLKRQKRLRDLEDEWRDRQQKLSQYTGRYWQEFLHIMEVLKHFGGLEDNRPTKLGEMAAAIRGDNELWLALALESGEFDHLDAAQLAAAFAALVTENSRPDSWCRYKLSGTVEEALGGLHSLRRQLYQQQHRRHITAPLWLEYDLVGLVEQWALQVDWVTLCSNTSLDEGDIVRILRRTLDVLSQIPHVPYISDRLRTAARDAKDLMNRFPVNEEIG, via the coding sequence GTGCTAGACCTCGCCAAATTATTTCCCTTTCCCCTCGATGATTTTCAATACCAGGCGGCGGCGGCGCTCGATGCCGATAAGTCTGTGGTGGTGTGCGCCCCCACTGGCTCTGGCAAAACCCTCATCGGCGAATATGCCATTTACCGTGCTTTAGACCACGGCAAGCGAGTGTTTTACACCACTCCCCTTAAAGCACTCTCTAACCAAAAGCTGCGCGATTTTCGCGATCAGTTTGGCTACGAAAAGGTTGGTTTGCTAACGGGCGATCTTTCCATCAATCGCGACGCCCCGATCGTGGTGATGACCACTGAAATCTTTCGCAACATGCTCTACGGCACTCGCATTGGCGAGACGGGTACCACGCTGCAACAGGTAGAAGCCGTGGTGCTCGACGAATGCCACTACATGAACGATCGCCAGCGCGGCACCGTTTGGGAAGAGTCAATCATCTACTGCCCACCCGAAATTCAGCTTTTGGCCCTCTCCGCCACAGTTGAGAACAGCGGCCAGCTCACCGACTGGCTGCAAAAAGTTCACGGCCCTACCGAGCTAATCTATTCTGACTTTCGCCCAGTGCCGCTACAGTTTCACTACTGCACCGGCAAGCGACTCGTACCGCTGCTAGACGCGTCTCAAAAGGCCATGAACCCCCAGCTTAAAAAGCAGCGGGCTCCCCAGCGCCAGCCGGGCAAGCGGGGCAGCGGCCGGGTGAGCCTCCCCTTTGTGGTAGGTCAGCTGCAAGAGCGGGATATGCTGCCCGCCATCTACTTTATTTTTAGCCGCCGGGGCTGCGACAAAGCTGTGGATGAGGTCAGCTATATGTCGCTGGTAACGGACGAGGAAGCGCAAGAACTCAAGCTCCGCATTGATACCTTTCTCGGCCACAACCCCGACGCCGGCCGGGCCGGTCAGGTGGGGCCGCTATACCGAGGCATTGCCGCCCACCACGCAGGCATTTTGCCCTTGTGGAAAGGGTTGGTCGAAGAATTGTTTCAGGCTGGGCTGATCAAGGTGGTATTTGCCACTGAGACCCTGGCCGCAGGCATCAACATGCCCGCCCGCACTACGGTAATCGCCAGCCTCTCCAAGCGCACCGACAGCGGCCACCGCCTGCTCACCTCCTCAGAATTTTTGCAGATGGCGGGGCGAGCCGGACGGCGCGGCATGGATCTCCAGGGTCATGTGGTCACTGTCGAAAGCCCCTTTGAAGGGTCGCGAGAGGCGGTGCACCTGGCTACCTCTGGGGCCGATCCATTGGTCAGCCAATTTACCCCTGGCTACGGCATGGTGCTCAACCTGCTGCAAACCCATTCGCTAGATGAAGCAAAGGACCTGATCGAGCGCAGCTTTGGCCAGTACCTCGCCACCCTGCATCTAGTGCCCCAGCAGCAGGAGATCGATCGGCTGGAGGGGGCGATCGCCCATCAGCAGGCCCAGCTCGCTGCCTTCGACGAGGGGTTGCTAGCTGAGTACGCCAAACTCAAAGAGCGCCTGAAGGAAGAACGGCGACTACTGAAAACCTTACAGCAGCAGGCGGCCCAGGTGCTGGCCGACGACGTAGCCAAGATGGTGCCCTTTGCGATCGCCGGTACGTTGCTTTCCCTCAAGGGCAAGCACATTCCCGTCAGTGAGCCGGTACCCGCCGTGCTGGTCACCAAGGTGCAGGGCTCAGGCCAGTTCCCTTATCTGGTATGCCTGACCAAAACCAATCAGTGGTGCATGGTCACCGCCGCCGATGTGGTCGGCCTGCACGCCGATATTCCCCGCTTGCAGTCGGTCGATACGCTGGCCCCACCGACGGATCTCGCCCCCAGTCCGGGCCAGCGCCGCCGGGGCGATGACTACACCGCTGCGATCGCCGCTACCATGGCCACGCCTCCCACCCTCGAAATGCTGGCCCCCGAAGTGCAAGACCAGCTCGATCGCATGCGCGAGGTCGAGCATACCTTAGCCATGCACCCCGCCAGCCAGTGGGAAAACGCCAAGGGGCTGCTCAAGCGCCAAAAGCGGCTGCGCGATCTAGAGGACGAATGGCGCGATCGCCAGCAAAAACTCTCCCAGTACACCGGCCGCTACTGGCAAGAATTTCTCCACATCATGGAGGTGCTGAAGCACTTTGGCGGCCTTGAGGACAACCGCCCCACCAAGCTGGGCGAAATGGCCGCCGCCATTCGCGGCGACAATGAGCTGTGGCTAGCCCTGGCCCTAGAGTCGGGCGAGTTTGACCATCTCGATGCCGCCCAGCTAGCTGCCGCCTTCGCGGCTTTAGTCACCGAAAATTCGCGCCCCGACAGCTGGTGTCGCTATAAACTCTCCGGCACCGTTGAAGAAGCGCTGGGTGGCTTGCACAGCCTGCGCCGCCAGCTCTACCAGCAGCAGCACCGCCGCCACATCACCGCCCCCCTCTGGCTGGAGTATGACCTGGTAGGCTTAGTCGAGCAGTGGGCCCTGCAAGTCGATTGGGTCACCCTATGCAGCAACACCAGCCTCGATGAAGGCGACATCGTTCGCATTCTGCGTCGCACCCTCGATGTGCTATCTCAAATTCCCCACGTGCCCTACATCAGCGACAGATTGCGCACCGCCGCCCGCGACGCCAAGGACCTCATGAACCGCTTCCCAGTTAACGAGGAAATCGGCTGA
- a CDS encoding glycosyltransferase, whose product MLDHRPKPVAEPPVAVGARPKISILVSDLSSRGAGRWGSAVRPFLLGQALQGMGYAAEIVGFLTEGDRQTAPLEPSATAIPLHTIAIPSPYPGPKAVGELFQQLSGDIIYAYKLKASSFGLALAHRMRHRRAVILDIDDWELSWHGGDSYRYRPSARQLGRDLLKTGGALRNPDHPLYLRWMERWVAQADLVTTHNGFLQRRFGGTIIPNGKDTELFDPDRYSPAASRATYNLAGYRVLMFPGAPRPYKGVEDLLTAMDRLNEPDLKLVIVGGSPYDDYDRTLCNRWPQHIIHLGKQPYEEMPRVIAAAHVIVVPQRQTPAAQAQFPLKLTDGMAMAKPILATRVGDIPEILGGCGYMADADAPAQLAAQITAIFANYDHALELGKRARDRCLTHYSMAAMGVGLHQAIQQNILAKVHRQSNILGHANPP is encoded by the coding sequence ATGCTCGACCACCGTCCCAAGCCCGTCGCTGAGCCTCCTGTTGCTGTGGGGGCACGACCCAAAATTTCAATTTTAGTCAGTGATTTGTCGAGTCGGGGCGCTGGACGCTGGGGCAGCGCCGTGCGACCCTTTTTGCTGGGGCAAGCCCTGCAAGGCATGGGCTATGCAGCAGAAATCGTGGGGTTTTTGACAGAAGGCGATCGCCAAACTGCGCCTTTAGAACCTTCCGCCACCGCCATCCCCCTGCATACCATTGCCATCCCCTCGCCCTACCCAGGGCCCAAGGCGGTGGGCGAATTATTTCAGCAGCTCAGCGGCGATATTATCTACGCCTACAAGCTCAAAGCCAGCAGCTTTGGCTTAGCTTTGGCCCATCGTATGCGCCACCGCCGCGCCGTTATTCTCGACATTGACGATTGGGAACTCAGCTGGCATGGGGGAGACAGCTACCGCTACCGTCCTTCTGCCCGACAGCTAGGGCGGGACCTGTTGAAGACGGGCGGCGCTCTGCGAAATCCCGACCATCCCCTCTATTTACGGTGGATGGAACGCTGGGTTGCTCAGGCTGACTTGGTGACTACTCATAACGGGTTCTTGCAACGGCGCTTTGGCGGCACGATCATCCCCAACGGCAAAGATACCGAGCTATTTGACCCCGATCGCTACTCCCCCGCCGCCAGCCGCGCTACCTACAATCTGGCCGGCTACCGAGTGCTCATGTTTCCTGGTGCGCCCCGCCCCTACAAAGGCGTGGAGGATCTGCTGACGGCCATGGATCGGCTGAATGAGCCCGACCTAAAGCTGGTCATTGTGGGCGGCAGCCCCTACGACGACTACGATCGCACCCTCTGCAATCGCTGGCCCCAGCACATTATTCACCTGGGCAAGCAGCCTTACGAGGAGATGCCCAGGGTGATCGCTGCTGCCCACGTCATCGTCGTGCCCCAGCGCCAGACCCCCGCCGCCCAGGCCCAGTTTCCGCTGAAGCTGACCGATGGTATGGCGATGGCAAAACCGATTCTGGCGACGCGAGTGGGCGACATTCCCGAAATTCTTGGCGGCTGTGGGTATATGGCCGATGCCGATGCCCCAGCGCAGCTTGCAGCGCAGATTACCGCCATTTTTGCCAACTACGACCATGCCCTTGAGTTGGGGAAACGAGCGCGCGATCGCTGCCTCACCCACTACAGCATGGCCGCCATGGGCGTAGGTCTGCACCAAGCTATTCAGCAAAACATTCTCGCAAAGGTGCATCGGCAGAGCAATATTTTGGGACATGCTAACCCACCCTGA
- a CDS encoding ABC transporter ATP-binding protein, protein MTAQKLLFNHAKRYPWRILAAIGLGFSGAVFNGVGTTLIVPAVFELLGTGAGSAGAIALPPLLEKLLEPVLGIPGPGRAVLMLSFIVLTILLKNLANYLSSVTSEGLSRRLTCDLRRDGLDLLLKVDIDYHNTMRTGDIIQRLNDQIGRAVASINAVINLLRASLNILFFTVVLLSISGSLTLAAVVLMVGVLLLNRYVIARAREHGKALAEASKDYSVRTLEMLNGMRLVKATANEAAEFAQVEALIEQREQAALRSQMNTAIIGPLNEILSILALVAIILISQFWLGSGSAASATLLLTFLFVLSRVIQFVGQLNSARSQLANSSASVDLVYDFLRRDNKAFMPQGDRHLTALSQGITFEGIAFKYPTAKDWSLHDITLSLPKGTTLALVGASGAGKSTLADLLPRFYDPIAGRIAIDGIDLREFDLGSLRRAMGIVSQDTFLFNATVRDNIAYAQSAATDAEVVQAAQQANAYEFISQLPQGFDTVVGDRGVMLSGGQRQRIAIARALLQNPPILILDEATSALDTVSEQLVQEALEDLSRDRTTLVIAHRLSTIRKAHQIAVLDQGRVVELGTHEELLQKHGRYTYLYTVQFAQETGSCPISPAITNAASYDLRTGLNIVLGSLQLLADGLVEDGPETEELVQEAYHAALNLLPTLEAIEKQTASASDPIPSSAPPPETLAHHPSLTSIPSPVSIQN, encoded by the coding sequence ATGACCGCCCAAAAGCTGCTCTTCAACCACGCAAAACGCTACCCCTGGCGAATTCTGGCTGCCATCGGGCTGGGTTTTTCGGGAGCGGTATTTAACGGGGTGGGCACCACGCTGATTGTGCCAGCGGTGTTTGAGCTGTTGGGCACCGGGGCCGGCAGTGCTGGGGCGATCGCTCTACCTCCCCTGCTAGAAAAGCTGCTGGAACCCGTTTTGGGCATCCCTGGGCCGGGGCGAGCGGTGCTCATGCTGAGTTTTATTGTGTTGACCATTCTGCTCAAAAACCTGGCCAACTACCTCAGCAGCGTCACCAGCGAGGGGCTCAGCCGCCGCCTCACCTGCGATCTGCGCCGAGATGGGCTCGACCTGCTGCTTAAGGTCGATATCGACTACCACAACACCATGCGCACTGGGGATATTATCCAGCGGCTGAACGATCAAATTGGCCGGGCGGTAGCCTCCATCAACGCGGTGATTAACCTGCTGCGGGCGTCGCTGAATATTTTGTTTTTTACGGTGGTGCTGCTGTCGATTTCGGGGTCGCTAACGCTGGCCGCGGTGGTGCTGATGGTCGGGGTGCTGCTGCTCAACCGCTACGTGATCGCCCGCGCCCGTGAGCACGGCAAGGCCCTGGCGGAGGCTTCTAAAGACTATTCGGTGCGCACCCTAGAAATGCTCAACGGCATGCGCCTGGTGAAGGCCACCGCTAACGAAGCAGCAGAATTCGCTCAGGTAGAAGCGCTCATCGAGCAGCGCGAGCAGGCCGCCCTGCGATCGCAGATGAACACCGCCATCATCGGTCCGCTGAACGAAATTCTCAGCATTTTGGCTCTGGTAGCAATTATTTTGATCAGCCAGTTTTGGCTGGGCAGCGGCTCGGCGGCCTCGGCTACCCTGCTGCTGACCTTTTTGTTTGTGCTGTCGCGGGTGATTCAGTTTGTGGGACAGCTCAACTCGGCCCGCAGCCAGCTAGCCAACAGTTCCGCCAGCGTTGACCTGGTCTACGACTTTTTGCGCCGCGACAACAAAGCGTTTATGCCCCAGGGCGATCGCCACCTCACGGCCCTCAGCCAGGGCATCACCTTCGAAGGCATCGCCTTTAAATATCCCACTGCCAAGGATTGGTCGCTCCACGACATCACTCTCTCGCTGCCCAAGGGCACCACCCTGGCCCTGGTGGGGGCCTCCGGCGCGGGCAAGTCCACCCTGGCCGATCTGCTGCCCCGCTTCTATGACCCGATAGCGGGCCGCATCGCCATCGATGGGATAGATTTGCGCGAGTTTGACTTAGGCAGTCTGCGTCGGGCCATGGGCATTGTTAGCCAAGACACGTTTTTGTTTAATGCCACCGTGCGCGACAACATCGCCTACGCCCAGTCGGCGGCCACCGACGCTGAGGTGGTGCAGGCCGCCCAGCAGGCCAACGCCTACGAATTTATCAGCCAGCTCCCCCAGGGCTTTGACACCGTGGTGGGCGATCGCGGCGTAATGCTCTCGGGTGGCCAGCGTCAGCGCATCGCCATTGCCCGCGCCCTACTACAAAACCCGCCAATTTTGATCCTTGATGAAGCCACCAGCGCCTTAGATACGGTGTCAGAGCAGTTGGTGCAAGAAGCCTTGGAAGATTTGAGCCGCGATCGCACCACCCTAGTCATTGCCCACCGCCTCTCCACCATTCGCAAAGCCCACCAGATTGCTGTGCTCGACCAGGGCCGCGTCGTCGAGCTGGGCACCCATGAAGAACTGCTGCAAAAACATGGACGCTACACCTACCTTTACACCGTGCAGTTCGCCCAAGAAACCGGCTCCTGCCCCATCTCTCCAGCCATTACCAACGCCGCCTCCTACGACCTGCGCACCGGGCTGAATATTGTGCTCGGCTCCCTCCAGCTTTTGGCCGACGGCCTGGTCGAAGACGGCCCTGAAACCGAAGAACTCGTCCAAGAGGCTTACCACGCTGCCCTCAACCTCCTCCCCACTCTCGAAGCTATCGAAAAACAGACTGCCTCCGCCAGCGACCCAATCCCTTCCTCTGCCCCACCACCAGAAACTCTCGCCCACCACCCGTCCCTAACCTCCATTCCATCTCCCGTTTCAATTCAAAACTAA
- a CDS encoding glycosyltransferase family 4 protein gives MTRPYLFFIRDTLPQPAAHLIQTVQCANAAANLGYPTQLAFVDRGATAWQPWRWVNPQPQPVDDAFAQFFNIQHRLELLPLAMPWPIDRVKHKLTNASTVACKYYWPRHLAIRTALVHTRDWNFAKAALKQGVPVVFECHHHTEKPFELEMATHPLLQAVVTVIDTVRESIVRSGVPEKKVITVPNGFNTQFLTRHPAAAQEWRDRLLTPPFTQLVVYAGALHEFKGVDLLLEIAPQFPQVKFALAGGPVDQQQHYRDRIANLGLENVDVLGFLAQQDLANLLQAADALAHPHLLGKAATFTSPLKLFDYLASGTPVVATRIPSLENWPLAAQIADWCAPNQPPAFAKSLRQVLAQHPRPAEGFAPNVDALRPYSWEARTEKILSHVEARYHPQLPGGNP, from the coding sequence ATGACCCGCCCCTACCTCTTCTTCATTCGCGACACTCTACCCCAACCAGCAGCCCACCTGATTCAAACGGTGCAGTGCGCCAACGCTGCTGCCAACTTGGGCTACCCCACCCAGCTCGCCTTTGTCGATCGCGGCGCGACGGCTTGGCAACCCTGGCGCTGGGTCAATCCACAGCCTCAACCAGTGGATGACGCCTTCGCCCAATTTTTCAACATTCAACACCGGCTAGAACTGCTCCCCCTAGCCATGCCCTGGCCCATCGACCGGGTCAAGCACAAGCTCACCAACGCCAGCACTGTAGCCTGCAAATACTACTGGCCGCGGCACCTAGCCATCCGCACCGCCCTAGTCCACACCCGGGACTGGAATTTTGCCAAAGCCGCCCTTAAGCAGGGGGTGCCGGTGGTGTTTGAGTGCCACCACCACACCGAAAAACCCTTCGAGCTTGAAATGGCGACCCATCCTCTTTTGCAGGCGGTCGTCACCGTCATCGACACGGTGAGAGAGAGCATTGTGCGCAGCGGGGTGCCCGAGAAAAAGGTAATTACAGTGCCCAACGGGTTTAACACGCAGTTTTTGACGCGGCATCCAGCAGCAGCGCAGGAGTGGCGCGATCGCCTCCTCACTCCACCCTTCACCCAGCTCGTCGTCTACGCCGGGGCTTTGCACGAGTTCAAGGGCGTCGATTTATTGCTAGAAATCGCACCCCAATTTCCTCAGGTGAAATTTGCCTTGGCCGGTGGACCCGTTGACCAGCAGCAGCACTACCGCGATCGCATTGCGAACCTAGGCTTAGAAAATGTGGATGTGCTTGGATTTTTAGCACAGCAAGACTTAGCCAACCTGCTGCAAGCCGCCGATGCCCTGGCTCATCCCCACCTATTAGGTAAGGCTGCCACTTTTACCTCCCCCCTCAAACTATTTGATTACCTCGCCTCAGGCACTCCGGTCGTGGCCACCCGCATTCCGTCGCTCGAAAACTGGCCCCTGGCGGCACAGATTGCCGACTGGTGCGCTCCCAACCAACCCCCGGCTTTTGCCAAGAGCCTGAGGCAGGTGCTCGCCCAGCATCCCCGCCCAGCTGAGGGTTTTGCCCCCAACGTAGACGCCCTTCGACCCTACTCTTGGGAAGCTCGCACTGAGAAAATTTTGTCCCACGTAGAAGCCCGATACCACCCTCAACTGCCGGGAGGAAACCCATGA